One window of Candidatus Methylomirabilis limnetica genomic DNA carries:
- a CDS encoding cytochrome-c peroxidase, producing the protein MKQGVWILSALVMVLSLPVRQSEADGPYKLKMPLGLQEEAGFIPPDNPLTAEKIDLGKQLYFDKRLSADGTVACVTCHAPEKGFSDDRPTSTGIKGQVGGRSAPVTINRLFSQEQFWDGRSPSLEDQALGPVQNPIEMGHTLEGMIVAVDKVQGYRAQFQKVFGTKVTKEGVGQAIASFERSLLCGNSAFDRFAAGDQKAITVSAKAGLVLFREKAHCETCHTGFNFTDEGYHNIGVGMDKPKPDLGRFSVTKKESDKGAFKTPTLRNITASGPYLHDGTSKSLAEVIEFYNKGGIKNPQLSKEIKPLNLTAKEKTDLVAFLKSLSCPDLQVATPALPK; encoded by the coding sequence GTGAAACAGGGGGTATGGATTCTCAGCGCATTGGTCATGGTTTTGAGCCTTCCCGTCAGGCAGAGCGAGGCTGATGGGCCGTACAAACTGAAGATGCCACTCGGGCTGCAAGAGGAGGCCGGATTTATTCCCCCGGACAATCCGTTGACTGCCGAGAAGATCGACCTGGGCAAACAGCTCTATTTTGACAAGCGGCTCTCAGCGGACGGCACCGTTGCCTGCGTCACCTGTCACGCGCCAGAGAAAGGGTTCTCTGACGACCGCCCCACCTCCACAGGGATCAAAGGCCAAGTCGGCGGGCGCAGTGCCCCCGTAACGATCAATCGCCTCTTCAGCCAGGAGCAGTTCTGGGACGGTCGCTCCCCCTCGCTGGAGGACCAGGCTCTGGGCCCGGTCCAGAACCCCATCGAAATGGGCCATACCCTGGAAGGGATGATCGTGGCCGTGGATAAGGTGCAGGGATACCGGGCGCAGTTCCAGAAGGTCTTCGGCACCAAGGTAACGAAAGAGGGGGTCGGCCAGGCCATCGCTTCCTTCGAGCGAAGCCTGCTCTGCGGCAACTCCGCCTTTGACAGGTTCGCCGCCGGGGACCAAAAGGCCATCACTGTGAGCGCTAAGGCTGGTCTCGTCCTTTTTCGAGAAAAGGCGCACTGTGAGACCTGTCACACCGGCTTCAATTTCACCGATGAAGGATACCATAATATCGGCGTAGGCATGGATAAGCCGAAACCCGATCTTGGGCGGTTTAGCGTCACCAAGAAAGAGTCAGACAAAGGGGCTTTTAAGACACCGACCCTCCGTAACATTACTGCCAGTGGGCCCTACTTGCACGATGGGACTTCTAAAAGCCTCGCAGAGGTGATCGAGTTCTACAATAAGGGAGGAATCAAGAATCCCCAGCTCTCGAAAGAGATCAAACCGCTAAACCTTACGGCCAAAGAAAAGACCGATTTGGTGGCATTCCTGAAGTCGCTGAGCTGCCCTGATCTGCAAGTAGCCACCCCTGCATTGCCAAAGTGA
- a CDS encoding COX15/CtaA family protein — translation MTAASTLLLIFVGGLVTNTGAGLAVPDWPTTFGYNMFLYPWSQMVGGIFYEHSHRLIGSIVGLLTIVLATLLWVKESSRTARWLGVTAVGAVIIQGVLGGLRVILISVGNELALTHGLFAQAFFALTASLVVLTSAEWTHRPRQVVVADTGAIKRLCLLTTGCVYIQIFFGGMLTHIGDWILAHLVCAALVTFLVWRLAIRIFTPHSDQMKLAQPVTLLIGLLVLQLLLGLGSYVNRFTSVEIPYAAFAQLALPTTHRITGALMLAVCIVLTLRAYRLPALRQAAPSQGLLAERVRA, via the coding sequence GTGACTGCGGCATCAACCTTGTTGTTGATCTTCGTCGGCGGCCTGGTCACGAATACTGGGGCGGGGCTGGCGGTGCCGGATTGGCCGACCACGTTCGGGTACAACATGTTCCTCTACCCATGGTCGCAAATGGTGGGGGGCATCTTCTACGAACACAGTCATCGGCTGATCGGTTCTATCGTGGGTCTGCTCACCATTGTATTGGCCACTCTGCTCTGGGTGAAGGAGTCATCGCGAACGGCTCGATGGTTGGGCGTTACTGCCGTAGGCGCGGTGATCATTCAGGGGGTGCTTGGCGGCCTTCGAGTGATCCTGATATCGGTCGGCAATGAACTCGCACTCACCCATGGCCTGTTTGCCCAAGCATTCTTCGCCCTTACGGCGAGCTTGGTGGTGTTGACCTCTGCCGAGTGGACACACAGGCCCCGGCAGGTCGTCGTTGCTGATACCGGAGCGATCAAGCGTCTCTGCCTCCTGACAACCGGTTGTGTGTACATCCAGATATTCTTTGGAGGCATGCTGACACATATCGGTGACTGGATCCTAGCCCATCTGGTCTGTGCCGCGCTTGTGACTTTCCTTGTCTGGCGCCTGGCGATACGTATCTTTACACCTCATTCGGATCAGATGAAGCTCGCGCAACCCGTCACTCTACTCATCGGCCTGTTGGTGCTGCAGCTTCTGTTGGGTCTTGGGTCGTATGTCAATCGCTTCACGTCCGTCGAAATTCCCTACGCGGCATTTGCTCAGTTGGCGCTTCCAACCACTCATAGAATTACAGGTGCGCTGATGCTGGCAGTCTGTATCGTGCTCACGCTGCGAGCCTATCGGTTGCCGGCGTTACGGCAGGCCGCCCCCAGCCAGGGATTGCTCGCCGAGCGGGTACGCGCATGA